The Syngnathus typhle isolate RoL2023-S1 ecotype Sweden linkage group LG3, RoL_Styp_1.0, whole genome shotgun sequence genome window below encodes:
- the LOC133151076 gene encoding uncharacterized protein K02A2.6-like: MRTPDFRTINSLNFAHYTRKKTVLMQDKGQEQKQCEGSANIVEKFSSVFKGHGTLPYTYKIQLKDDAKPVVHAPRRVPAPLRAGLKKELERMTQMAVIERVEEPTDWVNSITCVKKKNSGALRVCLDPKDLNENIKREHYQIPKREEIISEMTGAKFFSKLDASHGFWQLRLDPESSKYTTFNTPFGRYCFLRLPFGIKSAPEIFHRAMESMIEGLDGTRVYIDDLVVWGKTQQQHDERLEKLFQRVKKHGLKLNRDKCLFGVKEMTFLGDKVTSEGVEPDQSKVQAILDMPAPTDKKGVLRAMGMINFRGKFIPNLTSKTACLRELLQHNTVFEWTYRHEREWKKLKETVTTEPVLTFFDPSKPTKISTDASKDGLGAALLQMNEDKWQPVAYASRSMTETEQRYAQIEKETLGLVFGCGKFHSYVYGLPTFTAETDHKPLITIRKKNLNDMSPRIQRMMMALQRYDFELIYTPGKYIVLADALSRAPAPNSGMLVTLVTDESETHINMVTASLPASDGMLQKIVQETAKDPLLQKVSHHLQNGWSRGVCPGFYPVRADLCVADGLLLRQNRIVIPQSMRQDMLQRIHEGHLGVEKCKRRAREAVYWPGINKDIEEMTQQCETCLKHHYKQTKEPMLIVDPPTAPWQKVGTDLFHLHGKDYLLVIDYYSNYPEVAQLSSTSAQSVITHMKGFFARHGIPRCVVSDNGPQYDCGEFSEFAQVYGFQHVTSSPLYPQANGQAEKGVQIVKRLLKKAKDCKAGPYLALLSYRSAALECGASPAGLLMHRKLRTTLPHISRHNDNNNTDGLTNKRMRLKYRQKMNYDKTATQLEPLQERDVVRIEGPESWDRKARVLSEVGPRSFVVETENGQVLRRNRRSLLKTRDIDNQAEEVGAEQPEVATPDVHHSEPPSPPSMTVTLRRSTRPRKPPGRLIEQE; the protein is encoded by the coding sequence atgcgcaccccagattttaggacaataaattcgttaaattttgcgcactatacacggaaaaaaacggtactcatgcaagacaaaggacaggaacaaaaacagtgtGAGGGAAGTGCAAACATAGTGGAGaagttttcttctgtcttcaaaGGACATGGGACTTTACCTTACACTTACAAAATACAACTCAAAGATGATGCCAAGCCTGTTGTGCACGCCCCAAGGAGAGTGCCAGCACCACTCAGAGCTGgcttgaaaaaagaacttgaaagaATGACTCAAATGGCGGTCATTGAGCGAGTGGAAGAACCCACAGATTGGGTCAACTCAATCACGTGTGTCAAAAAGAAGAACTCAGGTGCCTTAAGAGTTTGtcttgatcccaaagatttaaaTGAAAACATAAAGAGAGAGCATTATCAGATCCCAAAACGGGAAGAGATCATTAGTGAAATGACTGGTGCTAAGTTTTTTAGTAAACTAGATGCCTCTCACGGGTTCTGGCAACTGAGGCTTGACCCGGAAAGCAGCAAGTACACCACCTTTAACACACCATTTGGACGTTACTGTTTCTTAAGACTCCCATTTGGCATTAAATCAGCGCCAGAGATCTTCCACAGAGCAATGGAGTCCATGATAGAGGGTCTGGACGGCACCAGAGTTTACATAGATGACTTGGTCGTCTggggaaaaacacaacaacaacatgatgaAAGACTGGAGAAACTCtttcagagagtcaaaaagcaTGGACTAAAACTGAATAGAGACAAGTGTCTCTTTGGTGTCAAAGAGATGACTTTTTTGGGAGACAAAGTCACAAGTGAAGGTGTGGAACCTGACCAGTCAAAAGTGCAAGCCATATTGGATATGCCTGCCCCCACTGACAAAAAAGGTGTCCTGAGAGCCATGGGGATGATCAACTTCCGGGGAAAGTTCATCCCTAATCTTACCTCTAAGACGGCATGCCTCAGGGAGTTACTGCAGCACAATACAGTATTTGAATGGACTTATCGACATGAGAGGGAGtggaaaaaattaaaggaaactGTAACTACAGAGCCAGTCCTCACATTCTTTGACCCATCAAAACCCACAAAGATCTCCACTGATGCCTCAAAAGATGGTTTGGGAGCAGCACTGCTACAAATGAATGAGGACAAATGGCAACCTGTAGCATATGCGTCTAGATCAATGACAGAGACCGAGCAGCGCTATGCTCAAATAGAAAAGGAGACTTTGGGGTTAGTGTTTGGATGTGGAAAGTTTCACAGTTATGTGTATGGACTGCCAACCTTTACAGCAGAGACCGACCACAAACCGCTCATCACAATCAGAAAAAAGAACCTTAACGACATGTCACCCAGAATTCAGCGCATGATGATGGCATTGCAGCGCTACGACTTTGAGCTTATTTACACACCTGGAAAATATATTGTACTGGCAGATGCTTTATCTCGAGCACCAGCACCAAACAGTGGCATGCTGGTCACCCTGGTGACTGATGAGTCTGAAACACACATAAACATGGTGACTGCTTCACTCCCAGCATCAGATGGTATGCTACAGAAAATTGTACAGGAGACAGCAAAAGATCCTCTGCTGCAGAAAGTTTCACACCATCTACAAAATGGATGGTCAAGAGGAGTCTGCCCAGGGTTTTACCCTGTGCGAGCGGACTTGTGTGTGGCGGATGGGCTGCTACTGCGACAAAACAGGATTGTCATCCCACAATCCATGCGCCAGGACATGCTTCAGCGTATACATGAGGGACATCTGGGCGTGGAGAAATGCAAAAGGAGAGCAAGAGAAGCAGTTTATTGGCCGGGCATCAACAAAGACATTGAGGAGATGACACAGCAGTGTGAAACGTGTCTCAAacatcattacaaacaaacaaaagagccgATGCTAATCGTAGACCCACCCACTGCACCATGGCAAAAAGTGGGAACAGATTTGTTTCATCTGCATGGCAAGGACTATCTTCTGGTGATAGACTATTATTCTAACTATCCAGAAGTTGCACAATTATCCAGTACATCAGCACAGTCTGTCATCACACACATGAAAGGTTTTTTTGCCAGACATGGAATTCCGCGATGTGTtgtcagtgacaatggtccacaataTGACTGTGGGGAATTCAGTGAGTTTGCACAGGTATATGGATTTCAACATGTCACCTCTAGCCCGTTGTATCCACAGGCTAATGGACAAGCTGAAAAAGGGGTGCAGATTGTAAAGAGACTgttgaaaaaagcaaaagactGTAAGGCTGGCCCTTACCTGGCTTTGCTAAGCTACAGGTCTGCAGCTCTGGAGTGTGGTGCATCACCTGCTGGGCTACTCATGCATCGCAAGCTGCGCACCACACTTCCACACATTTCAAGACACAATGATAACAACAACACAGATGGACTGACTAACAAACGAATGAGACTCAAGTACAGACAGAAAATGAACTATGATAAAACCGCAACACAACTGGAACCTCTTCAGGAAAGGGATGTTGTGAGGATTGAGGGTCCTGAGTCCTGGGACAGAAAAGCCAGAGTCCTCAGTGAAGTAGGTCCCAGGTCTTTTGTGGTCGAGACAGAGAATGGACAGGTATTAAGGAGAAACAGGAGGAGtctgttaaagactcgggacattGACAATCAAGCTGAGGAGGTTGGAGCTGAACAGCCAGAAGTTGCTACTCCAGATGTGCACCACAGTGAGCCTCCTTCACCTCCCTCAATGACTGTGACACTCAGAAGGTCTACTAGACCTAGAAAGCCCCCTGGGAGGCTCAtagaacaagagtga